A region from the Triticum aestivum cultivar Chinese Spring chromosome 3D, IWGSC CS RefSeq v2.1, whole genome shotgun sequence genome encodes:
- the LOC123075261 gene encoding uncharacterized protein At1g28695 — translation MMGIQPNLLNQLVSLLLGASVAGVLIFFMSSDGIGAGPSTPGISSWVNGTMAVPVAPAQEANHTSASKVDGVASPLEASHNTSQAAEDELERLLRTVADEHKTVIMTSVNEAWAAEGSLLDLFLESFRAGERIAHFVDHLLVVALDAGALERCRAVHPHCYLLPPVAGGNKNLSDEKVFMSKDYLDLVWSKVRLQQRILELGYNFLFTDVDIMWFRDPFERMSVAAHMVASSDFYFGDPYSPVNAPNTGFLYVRSSARMVGVFEAWRTARLSFPGKHEQQVFNEIKFELVDKRGLRVQFLDTVHNAGFCNNTRDFNTLYTMHANCCVGLAAKLHDLGNLMKEWRAYRGMDDAQRRRGPVRWKVPGICIH, via the exons ATGATGGGGATCCAGCCCAACTTGCTCAACCAGCTGGTGTCGCTCCTCCTCGGGGCGTCCGTCGCCGGGGTGCTCATCTTCTTCATGTCCTCGGACGGGATCGGCGCCGGGCCGTCCACGCCCGGCATATCCAGCTGGGTCAATGGAACCATGGCGGTGCCGGTCGCTCCTGCGCAGGAGGCTAACCACACGAGCGCAAGCAAGGTCGACGGCGTTGCCTCTCCCCTGGAAGCCAGCCACAACACTAGCCAG GCGGCGGAGGACGAgctggagcggctgctgcggaCGGTGGCGGACGAGCACAAGACGGTGATCATGACGTCGGTGAACGAGGCGTGGGCGGCGGAGGGCTCGCTGCTGGACCTCTTCCTCGAGAGCTTCCGCGCCGGGGAGCGGATCGCGCACTTCGTGGACCACCTCCTCGTCGTGGCCCTCGACGCCGGGGCGCTGGAGCGGTGCCGGGCCGTGCACCCGCACTGCTACctcctgccacccgtggccggcGGCAACAAGAACCTCTCGGACGAGAAGGTGTTCATGAGCAAGGACTACCTGGACCTGGTCTGGAGCAAGGTCCGGCTGCAGCAAAGGATCCTCGAGCTCGGATACAACTTCCTCTTCACG GACGTGGACATCATGTGGTTCCGGGACCCATTCGAGCGGATGTCGGTGGCGGCGCACATGGTGGCCTCGTCGGACTTCTACTTCGGCGACCCGTACAGCCCCGTGAACGCCCCGAACACGGGGTTCCTGTACGTGAGGTCGAGCGCGCGCATGGTGGGCGTCTTCGAGGCGTGGCGGACGGCGAGGCTGTCGTTCCCGGGGAAGCACGAGCAGCAGGTGTTCAACGAGATCAAGTTCGAGCTGGTCGACAAGCGTGGCCTCCGGGTGCAGTTCCTCGACACGGTGCACAACGCCGGGTTCTGCAACAACACCCGGGATTTCAACACGCTCTACACCATGCACGCCAACTGCTGCGTTGGCCTCGCCGCCAAGCTCCACGACCTCGGGAACCTGATGAAGGAGTGGCGCGCGTACCGGGGGATGGACGACGCGCAGCGCCGCCGCGGCCCCGTGCGGTGGAAGGTCCCCGGGATATGCATCCACTGA